One window from the genome of Dolosigranulum savutiense encodes:
- a CDS encoding alpha-ketoacid dehydrogenase subunit beta, with product MTEMNYIQAINQAIREEMAADEKVVIFGEDVGGDKGGVFGATKELAAEFGDHRCFNTPLTEGLIAGLANGLGLVGYRAIGEFQFADYILPAVNQILSESKTMRWRTKSDWTTPIVFRAPYGGGIRGGLYHSQSTEKVLSGHPGLRIVTPSSAYDAKGLLKAAIRSDDPVLFYEHKKLYRLLKDDIPEEDYTVPLDKAQVVREGEDITVIAYGMMLQHALAAAETLAKDGISAEVVDVRSLYPLDKETLVEAAKKTGKVLLVTEDNKEGSIMSEISAIISEEALFYLDAPVKRLAGPDCPSMPFAINMEREFIVNEEQVTEAMRDLAEF from the coding sequence ATGACTGAAATGAATTATATACAAGCCATTAATCAAGCTATTCGTGAAGAGATGGCGGCGGATGAAAAAGTAGTCATATTTGGAGAAGATGTTGGTGGAGATAAAGGGGGAGTCTTTGGGGCGACGAAAGAATTAGCTGCTGAATTTGGCGATCATCGATGCTTCAACACACCGCTGACAGAAGGGTTAATTGCAGGACTTGCTAATGGCTTAGGATTAGTGGGATACCGTGCGATTGGTGAGTTTCAATTTGCGGATTATATCTTACCCGCAGTAAACCAAATTCTATCTGAAAGTAAAACGATGCGTTGGCGAACTAAGAGTGACTGGACAACTCCGATTGTTTTTCGTGCCCCATATGGAGGAGGCATCCGCGGAGGACTGTATCACTCCCAATCGACCGAAAAAGTGCTCAGTGGCCATCCGGGTTTACGTATTGTGACCCCGAGTTCAGCCTATGATGCCAAAGGATTACTGAAAGCCGCTATTCGTAGTGATGATCCCGTTCTCTTCTATGAACATAAAAAGTTATACCGTCTACTTAAAGACGATATTCCGGAAGAAGATTACACTGTACCGCTAGATAAAGCACAAGTTGTTCGTGAAGGAGAGGATATTACCGTTATTGCGTATGGAATGATGCTTCAGCACGCCTTAGCAGCAGCCGAAACCTTAGCGAAAGACGGAATCAGTGCCGAAGTAGTTGATGTAAGAAGTCTTTACCCACTTGATAAAGAAACCTTAGTGGAAGCTGCGAAGAAAACAGGAAAAGTGTTACTGGTAACGGAAGATAATAAAGAAGGATCGATTATGAGTGAAATCTCAGCTATTATTTCCGAAGAAGCACTCTTCTATCTTGATGCACCAGTGAAGCGATTAGCTGGTCCGGATTGTCCGTCAATGCCATTTGCGATTAATATGGAGCGAGAATTTATTGTTAATGAAGAACAAGTGACTGAAGCTATGCGCGACTTAGCCGAATTTTAA
- a CDS encoding thiamine pyrophosphate-dependent dehydrogenase E1 component subunit alpha — protein MKALKESGLSNEQLLQAYRYVLTGRRLDERMWQLTRIGKSSFNISGQGAEVAQVAMALAFDTNDKDYFLPYYRDMTACLVWGMSPKDMLLGTFAKEADPSSHGRQMPNHYGSKAHRIVSHSSVVSTQYTLSTGVALGAQLSGDDYVTLVTTGDGSFNQGECAESMNFAGIKKLPLIFVVENNGYAISVSNEEQFASETLGMRGPAFGMPGERIDGSDFTEVYLTFKKYVKAARDGEGPALIELMVERLTSHSADDDHTVYRSEEDIQQMKEADSLLLMQEQLIDEGIATREELKQLDEEVKEEIDRATDEAEAMDEPAIDEMMDHVWAQG, from the coding sequence ATGAAGGCATTAAAGGAATCAGGATTAAGCAATGAACAGCTCTTACAAGCGTACCGTTATGTCTTGACGGGTCGCCGTTTAGATGAACGGATGTGGCAATTAACACGTATCGGAAAATCATCATTCAATATTTCTGGACAGGGAGCAGAAGTCGCTCAGGTTGCGATGGCTCTTGCTTTTGATACAAATGATAAAGATTATTTCTTACCATATTATCGGGATATGACAGCGTGTCTTGTCTGGGGAATGAGTCCCAAAGATATGTTGCTCGGAACATTTGCCAAAGAAGCAGATCCTTCCTCACATGGTCGCCAAATGCCAAACCATTATGGGAGTAAAGCACATCGCATTGTTAGCCATTCATCTGTGGTTTCTACCCAATATACCCTCTCTACAGGTGTTGCACTGGGCGCCCAACTGAGTGGAGATGATTATGTTACCTTAGTTACAACTGGTGATGGCTCTTTCAACCAAGGAGAATGTGCTGAGTCTATGAATTTTGCGGGAATCAAAAAATTACCACTCATTTTTGTGGTCGAGAATAATGGATATGCGATTTCGGTTAGTAATGAAGAGCAATTTGCGAGTGAAACGCTTGGGATGAGAGGCCCAGCTTTTGGAATGCCAGGAGAACGAATCGATGGTTCAGACTTTACCGAAGTCTATCTAACCTTTAAAAAGTATGTGAAAGCAGCAAGAGATGGGGAAGGCCCGGCTTTAATTGAGCTAATGGTTGAGCGCTTGACGTCTCACTCAGCTGATGATGACCATACTGTCTATCGCTCGGAAGAAGATATCCAGCAAATGAAAGAAGCAGATAGCTTGCTTCTTATGCAAGAGCAATTGATTGATGAGGGGATCGCTACTAGAGAAGAACTTAAACAATTAGATGAAGAAGTGAAAGAAGAGATTGATCGTGCGACTGATGAAGCAGAAGCTATGGATGAGCCAGCCATCGACGAGATGATGGATCACGTCTGGGCACAAGGTTAA